Proteins co-encoded in one Methanobacterium veterum genomic window:
- a CDS encoding STAS domain-containing protein, whose translation MDIDKILEEDKLTIKLNGRLDTNTAPELEEELKKDLPNVTDLVLDFEDLKYISSAGLRVVLSTQKIMNKQGNMAIENVNDLIMEIFEATGFSSILTINE comes from the coding sequence ATGGACATAGATAAAATATTAGAAGAAGATAAGTTGACAATTAAATTAAACGGCAGGTTAGACACCAACACAGCACCCGAATTAGAGGAAGAATTAAAAAAAGATCTTCCAAATGTGACAGATCTGGTCTTAGATTTTGAAGACTTAAAATATATCTCAAGTGCAGGGCTTCGTGTGGTCCTTTCAACGCAGAAAATAATGAATAAACAGGGAAATATGGCAATTGAAAACGTAAACGATTTAATTATGGAAATATTTGAAGCTACTGGATTTTCAAGCATTTTAACCATTAATGAATGA